A single Anopheles maculipalpis chromosome 3RL, idAnoMacuDA_375_x, whole genome shotgun sequence DNA region contains:
- the LOC126565844 gene encoding probable tRNA (guanine(26)-N(2))-dimethyltransferase: MARVILFTCNTVQKLAKTGSIGIFSAPRVHKHSRTSKIMTEESAKPGSLKTIREGSAEILVAEHVFYNPVQEFNRDLSICVLTTFSRIYQREKDEERRRKNASEPDAGSASATLEAGVKHEDGLRILEALSATGLRSIRYAKEIPGVKEVIANDLSKSAVESIEQNVKHNQMEYLIKPSFNDAMTLMYMSTKPDQHFTAIDLDPYGHPTRFLDGAVQSIAEGGLLLITATDMAVLAGNSPEACYVKYGSVPLKTKACHEMALRILLRCIETTATRYGRYMKPLLSISADFYIRVFVRIYTGRYQCKKSSSKQSMVFQCTGCEALTLQPLGVLKPNPTGANPQQIKFGIPTGPFVGSRCEHCNHQHHMGGPIWSAPLHDEEFLEELLDTVEQEDSKRLTTIRRIYGTLAVIREELHDVPLYYALDRMCGILKLESIGMLSLRSALLHAGYRVSYSHASRTSIKTDAPISVLWDILRCWHRLHPVKAERFLEGVPLTAILSKQPSQEYNIEAIHPDANPPSRKESLSRFPENPTAHWGPGTRATQMVSDNKMLKSVQNQNRRKQKRAPKNEPADQENDVKAESESPDRKVPKTITTDC, encoded by the exons ATGGCACGTGTAATTTTGTTTACGTGCAATACGGTGCAAAAGTTAGCTAAAACTGGGTCAATCGGCATATTCTCAGCTCCGCGAGTGCATAAACATTCCCGTACGAGTAAAATCATGACCGAGGAAAGTGCAAAACCGGGGTCGTTGAAAACGATACGGGAAGGCAGTGCGGAAATATTGGTTGCGGAACACGTATTCTATAACCCGGTGCAGGAATTCAATCGTGATCTTAGCATCTGCGTCCTGACAACCTTCTCGAGAATATATCAGCGGGAAAAGGATGAAGAACGCCGACGGAAGAATGCGTCGGAACCTGACGCTGGATCGGCGAGTGCGACGCTGGAGGCAGGAGTAAAACATGAG GACGGATTACGCATCCTGGAGGCGTTATCTGCGACGGGCCTGCGAAGCATACGGTACGCGAAGGAAATACCAGGCGTTAAGGAAGTCATTGCAAACGATCTATCCAAATCCGCTGTTGAATCGATCGAGCAGAATGTGAAGCACAATCAAATGGAGTATCTGATCAAACCCAGCTTTAACGATGCGAT GACGCTTATGTATATGTCAACCAAGCCGGACCAACACTTCACGGCGATCGATCTCGATCCGTACGGCCATCCGACACGCTTTCTCGATGGTGCCGTACAAAGCATTGCCGAAGGTGGTTTGCTTCTTATCACCGCCACCGATATGGCCGTTTTGGCCGGGAATTCGCCGGAAGCGTGCTATGTCAAATACGGATCAGTACCGCTCAAAACCAAAGCCTGTCACGAGATGGCGCTGCGGATACTGCTACGCTGCATCGAAACGACAGCTACCCGATACGGACGGTACATGAAGCCGTTGTTGAGCATATCGGCCGATTTCTACATCCGCGTGTTTGTCCGCATTTACACCGGCCGCTACCAGTGCAAAAAGAGTAGCAGCAAACAGTCGATGGTATTCCAGTGCACGGGCTGTGAAGCGCTTACACTGCAACCGTTGGGCGTACTGAAACCGAATCCGACCGGAGCGAATCCACAACAGATTAAGTTCGGCATTCCCACAGGGCCGTTCGTTGGAAGTCGCTGTGAGCATTGTAATCATCAGCACCATATGGGTGGTCCAATTTGGTCCGCACCGCTGCACGATGAGGAATTCCTTGAGGAACTTCTGGATACCGTAGAACAGGAAGATTCGAAGCGATTGACGACAATCAGACGGATTTACGGTACGTTGGCAGTTATCCGAGAGGAGCTGCATGATGTACCACTTTATTATGCTCTGGACCGTATGTGTGGCATACTGAAGCTAGAATCGATCGGTATGCTATCCTTGAGGTCGGCGTTGTTGCACGCCGGTTATCGTGTGTCCTATTCACACGCCAGCCGAACCTCAATTAAAACCGACGCCCCAATTAGTGTGCTTTGGGATATTCTTCGCTGCTGGCATCGGTTACATCCGGTTAAGGCGGAACGATTCCTGGAAGGTGTACCGTTGACGGCCATTCTAAGCAAGCAGCCATCCCAAGAGTACAACATCGAGGCAATACATCCGGATGCGAATCCACCCAGTCGGAAGGAATCGCTTAGCCGTTTCCCGGAGAATCCTACCGCACACTGGGGTCCTGGTACGCGGGCGACACAAAT GGTCAGCGATAATAAAATGCTCAAAAGTGTACAGAACCAGAACAGACGGAAGCAAAAGCGGGCACCAAAAAACGAGCCGGCGGATCAGGAGAACGATGTCAAGGCCGAAAGCGAATCACCGGACAGGAAGGTTCCGAAAACTATTACTACGGACTGCTAA